The Variovorax sp. S12S4 genome includes the window TGCCGAAGAGCTGGATCTCGCTGCCGTCGGAATTCGAAAGGCCGCGGTTGGCCGTGGCATGGGTCGTGTAGCCCTGCGGCGAGACGGAGCGCACGCGCACGTCGTCAACCTCGGTGGTGTCGGTGTCGGGGTAGTGCCGGCCTTCCTTGCCGTGCAGTTCGCTGCGCAAGTCGCCGTTGGGCAGGTAGTTCTTTATGACGAAGCCGCGCATGAAATAGTCGGGCTCGTGCGTGGGCGCGGCCTTGACGGTGGGCTCGAGCAGCTTGGGCGCGTTGCGCACCAGCCAGTAGGTGCCGAGCGCCACGGCCGCCGTCAGGATGATGGGCAGGTAGATGGTGGCGCGGTCGACCGCGTTGCGCAGCAGGTTCCAGGCGCGGCTCATTGCGTGGGACCCCGTGCCGCGTCGAGCAGGCGCCTGTACTGGCCGCAGGCCGTCAGCAGCACATCGCAGAACTCGCGCGCCGCGCCTTCGCCGCCGCGCGCCCGGGTAACGTAGTTGACGGCATCGCGCACTTCCACATGCGCGTTGGCGGGCGCCGCCGCGAATCCGACGCGCGCCAGTACCGGCAGGTCGGGCCAGTCGTCGCCGATGGCGGCGGCCTGGTGCCAGCCGAAGCCCAACTGTTCGAGCATGGCCTCGGCCGCAGGCAGCTTGTCTTCGGTGCCGTAGCGCACGTGCTGGATGCCGAGTGCCTCGAGCCGCACGCGCAGCGGCTTGGAGTCGCGCCCGGTAATCACCGCCGGCGTGATGCCCGCCAGGCGAAGCAGCTTGAGCCCGTAGCCGTCGAGAATGCTGAAGCGCTTAAGGGTTTCGCCGTGCTCGGTGAAGTACACGCCGCCGTCGGTCAGCACACCGTCGATGTCGAAGAAGGCCACCCGCACATCCTGCGCGGCCAGCAAGGTTTCGGCCTGGAAGTCGAGCGGCATCAGATGACCTTCGCGCGCATCAGGTCGTTGATGCTGAGCGCGCCGATCAAAAGCCCCGCGGGGTCGACGATGAGCACGCTGGTGATGCGGTGTTCTTCCATCAGCTCGGCCGCCTCGACCGCCAGCGCATCGGCGCGCAGCGTGCGCGGGCCGGGGTGCATCACGTCGGCGGCGGTCAGGCCGCGCAGGTCGCCGCCGGTCTCCACCTGCCGGCGCAAGTCGCCGTCGGTGAAGATGCCGATGGCCCGGCCGTCGGCGTCGACCACCGCCGTGGCGCCCAGGCCCTTGGAGCTCATCTCGCGCATCAGTTCGCTGAGCGTTGCGGTGGGTGCCACGCGCGGCACGTCGTCGCCCGAGCGCATCACGTCGCTCACATGGGTGAGCAGCTTGCGGCCCAACGCGCCGCCGGGGTGCGAGCGCGCGAAGTCTTCAGAGCCGAAGCCGCGCGCGTCGAGCAGCGCGACCGCCAGCGCGTCGCCCATCGCCATCTGGGCGGTGGTGCTTGCGGTGGGAGCGAGGTTGAGCGGGCAGGCCTCCTTGGCAACGCCCGCATCGATCACGATGTCGGCATGGCGCGCCAGGGTGGAATCGAGGCGGCCGGTCATCGCGATGAGGGGCACGCCCTGGCGCTTGACCACCGGCAGGATCACGGTGAGCTCGTCGACCTCCCCGCTATTGGAGATGGCCAGCACCAGGTCGACCGACTTGATCATGCCGAGATCGCCGTGGCTGGCCTCGGCCGGGTGGACGAACATGGCCGGCGTGCCGGTGGAGGCCAGGGTGGCGGCGATCTTGCGGCCGACGTGGCCGCTCTTGCCCATGCCCATCACGACCACGCGGCCGCGCACCTCGAGGACCTTGCGCACGGCTTCGACGAAGCTCGGGCCCACGCGCGACTTGAGACCGAGTACGGCATCGGACTCGATGTCGAAGGTGGCGCGGGCTCGCGCGAGTATCGCGTCGGCGTCGACCACGGGGGGCAGGGGAGCTGAACTCATCGCCGGATTTTACGGGGCGGCCGGCATCCGCCGTCATCGGGTGAAAGCGGTGCGCGCGGGGCATGGACATTGCTCTAGCATCCAGCCATGTCTTCGTTCGATCTCACGCTGTTGTATTTGCTTGCCGCGGTCATCGGCGTGGTGGTCTGCCGCTCGCTGAAGCTGCCGCCGATGCTCGGTTATCTGTCGGCCGGCGTGCTGATCGGCCCTCATGCGTTGGCATTGGCGCAGAACTCCGAGGCCATCCGCCACCTGGGCGAATTCGGCGTGGTGTTCCTGATGTTCGTCATCGGGCTGGAGTTCAGCCTGCCCAAGCTGCGCGCCATGCGCAAGCATGTGTTCGGCCTCGGCTTGCTGCAGGTGTTGCTGACGATGACCCTCGCCACGGCCGGCGCGCTCTTGATCGCCTCGCAGCTGCCACCGGCCTGGCGGCTCGGCTGGCAGACGGCGCTGGCCCTCTCGGGCGCGCTCACCATGAGCAGCACCGCCATCGTGGTCAAGCTGATGGCCGAGCGGCTCGAGCTCGAAAGCGAGCACGGCAAGCGGGTGATGGGCGTGCTGCTGTTCCAGGACTTGGCCGTGGTGCCGCTGCTGGTGCTCATTCCCGCGCTGGGCGCGCCGCCCGAAGCGCTGGCCAAGGCGATCGGCTTCGCGACGGTGAAGGCCATCCTGCTGATCGGTGTGCTGCTCTATGGCGGGCCGCGCATCATGCGCTGGTGGCTCACGCTGGTGGCGCGGCGGCGCAGCGAGGAGCTGTTCATCCTGAACGTGCTGTTGATCACGCTCGGGCTGGCCTGGCTGACGGAACTGGCCGGCCTGAGCCTGGCGCTGGGCGCCTTCATCGCCGGCATGCTGGTTTCGGAGACCGAATACAAGCACCAGGTCGAAACCGACATCCGCCCGTTCCACGACGTGCTGCTGGGGCTCTTCTTCATCACGGTGGGCATGTCGCTCGACTGGCACATCGTGGTGGACCGCTGGGCGCTGGTGGGTGTGCTGCTGCTGATACCGCTGGCGTTCAAGCTGGTTCTGGTGACGGTGCTGGCGCGGGTGCTGGGGGCAACTTCGGGCGTGTCGCTGCGCACCGGCCTCTACCTGGCGCAGGCGGGCGAATTCGGCTTCGTGCTGCTGACGCTTGCGCAGGAGCGCAGCCTGCTGCCGCCGTGGCTCGCCCACCCGGTGCTGGCCTCGATGGTGCTGTCGATGCTGGCCACGCCGTTCATCGTGATGTACACCAACGCCATCGTGCGCAAGCTGGTGGCGAGCGACTGGCTCCAGCAATCGCTGCAGATGACGTCCATCGCGCGCAAGACCATCAACACCGCGAAGCACGTGATCATCTGCGGCTACGGGCGCTGCGGCCAGAACCTGGCACGCATCCTGGAGCGCGAAGGCATTCCCTACATGGCGCTGGACCTGGACCCCGACCGCGTGCGGCAGGCCGCTGCAGCCGGCGATTCGGTGGTGTTCGGCGACGCGGCGCGGCTGCAGGCGCTGATGGCGGCCGGCCTGGCCCGCGCCAGCGCCGTGGTCGTCACCTACCTCGACGTGCCCGGCGCCATGAAGGTGCTCGCCAATACCCGCGCCCACGCACCGCAGGTGCCGGTGATCGTGCGCACCCAGGACGACCACGACCTGGAGAAGCTGCAGGCCGCCGGCGCCACCGAGGTGGTGCCCGAAGCCATCGAGGGTTCTCTGATGCTCGCGAGCCACGCGCTGGCCCTGGTCGGCGTGCCGATGCGGCGCGTGATCCGCGTGGTGCAGGACCAGCGCGATGCGCGCTACAACCTGCTGCGCGGCTACTTTCATGGGGCCGACGACGACAACGCCGACGAACTCGACCATGAGCGGCTCAACACCTTCACGCTCACGCCCGGTGCGCGCGCGGTCGGCCAGACGCTGGCGCGGATGGCGCTTGAAACACTGGGTGTACGCGTTGCCGGCCTGCGCCGACATGACGGCCAGCCGCAGGAGCCCACCGACGACACGGTGCTGACGGACGGCGACACGCTGGTGCTGTCGGGCAAACCCGCCGCATTGGCCGTCGCCATCGAGCGGCTGCAAAAGGGCTGAGAGAAACGCGCCGACAGGGGCGGCCGCAGCCTTCGGAACCCGCTCAGTTCACCAGCGTGGGATTGCGCTTTTCTTCTTCGATCCGCTGCTGACGGCGCACCGCCTCGCATTGCGCGTGCGGCTTGAATTCGGCCTTGAGGCACTGCGCAGCCATGCACTGCGCCTTCGCGATGAAATTGCGGTCGCCGCAGATGGATTGCGGATCTGACGGTCCCGCCGCTGCGGGCTGCGGCGCGGGCGCGGCGGCCACTGCCGGCGCGGGCTCGGGCGCGCCCGGCTGCGACGGTGCCGCTGGCGCGGGCTTGCGGGACTTGGCCGCGGCGGATGGCGGCTTCGGGGTTGCGATGGCCGGCGTGGCCGGGGCTGCGGCGGCAAGTGCCGCATCTGCCGCAGCCGGGGGCTCGGTGGGCGGCAAGGCGAGCGGTGCCGCCTCGGAAGCTGGCGATGCAGGAGCAGGCGCCACGGCAGCCGCGGCAACAGGCACCGGGGGCGACGCTGCTTCGGCCTGTTCGTCCGGCGTGCCTTTTCCGTAGCCGTACCAGCCGGCGACGATCATGAGCAGCCCCACGGCCAGCAGCACCAGCCAAAGCAGGATGCCGCGCATGCGCGGTGGCTTGTTGCGCACTTCCGCGCCGGCAGGGCGCGGCGTCCGAGGCCTCGAAGCCTTCTTGGCCCGGGGCTCGCGCGGCGGCGAAGGCGGCCGCCTGGAGCGGCCCGCGCCGACGATGACGGTCTTCTCATCGGCCAGCGATCCGGCATGCGCGTAGGCCGCCTGAGAAGCGATCGGCAAGCTGCCGTCGAAAAGCCCGCCGGGAATGGTGGGTGCGCGCAACTGCGCGGGCGCCGTGGCGGCCCATTCGCGCTCCGACCGGCTTTCAGGGCCTGGTGGCGGCGCCATCGGCGCCGGTGCCGCAGGCGCCAGCTTTCCGCCGCAACTCCTGCAGAAATTCGCGCCCTCGCGGTTCTCCGCGCTGCACACCAGACAGATCAAGGCCATGACGACTGACTTCTAGGAAAACGATTTCAAAAACTGGCTTGAAGAGCCGTCTGGGCCTGAATTGCGGAACCGACCCGATGGAGGTTCAGGTCACCGCGACGCGCTTGGACCGATGCCCCATGCGCTTGGCGATCACCGCGCCGAGCCCCATGGCAATTTCGAGGGCGAGGTTGGGTTGCCGGTTGGACATTTCCGCAAAGCGGATGGCCGTGAGGCGCCACACGCGGCCGGCGCCGGTCACCACCACGTTGGCCGAATGCGGCTCGCGCGAGAAGAACGAGCCTTCGCCCACCACCGATCCCGGCATGAGCACGGCCAGCTTCATCTGTTCCTTGCTGCTGACGCGATGCACGCTGATGGCGCCGCCTTCGAGGAAATACACCGAGCGGTCGTGGGTGCCTTGTTCGATGAGAACGTCGCCAACGCCGGTATCGATGGGCTGCAGATAGCCCGCCAGCGTTTCCCACTGCTGTACGTTGAGCGTCAACGCAAAGGCGTCGTTGCTGTTGTTGTCCGCGATGGCGCGGCTCAGGTTCTGGATGGACATGCTTTTCTCAACCCCCGCATCTGTGCCGAAGTATCCGCGAAGGCCGCGGGTTTCGGCTACAACTCTTTACGTTTTTCGTTGCGGCTGTCGCTATTTGCCGATGCAGAAGCGCGAAAAGATGACCCCCAGCAGGTCGTCCGCGCCGAATTCGCCGGTGATTTCGTTCAGTGCGTTCTGCGCGAGGCGCAACTCTTCGGCCAGCAGATCGAGCAGTTGGGCTTGTGCAGCCAAGTGGCTTGCAGCCAACTCCAAGTGGGTTTGGACGCGGCCCAGCGCCTGCACATGGCGCGCGCGAGCGAGGTAGACGCCCTCGGGCACCGACTGCCAACCCGCCATGGCAAGCAGTTGTTCGCGCAGCGCTTCGATGCCGAGGCCGGTCTTGGCGGAAAGGGCAATGCCCTGGGCCGGCGCAGGTATGGCGGTTGTGGGCGCGGCGTCCTGCTTGTTCCACACATCGAGCACCGGCACGCTCGCGGGCAGCTTCTGCCGCAGGCCGCGCAGGATCTCCGCGTCGGCGGCGGCGTAGTCGGCGTGGCTAGAGCGCGTCAGGTCGTGCAGGAAGAGCACGGCGTCGGCGCTCTCGATCTGGCCCCACGCGCGCGCAACGCCGATCTGCTCGACTTCGTCGCTGCTCTCGCGCAGGCCCGCGGTGTCGGCCACATGCAGCGGCACCCCATGGATCTGGATCGTTTGCGAGACCACGTCGCGCGTCGTGCCTGCCACCGCGCTCACGATGGCCAGTTCGGCACCGGCGAGTGCATTGAGCAGCGAACTTTTGCCTGCATTGGGCTGGCCTGCAATCACGACCTTGATGCCTTCGCGCAGCAGCGCCCCTTGCTTCGCGCGCTGCTGCACCGCCGCAAGTTGCGCCTGCAATCTCACCAGCTGCCCGGCCGCATCGGCCTTTTGAAGAAAGTCGATTTCCTCTTCCGGAAAGTCGAGCGTCGCCTCGACCAGCATGCGCAGGTGGATCAACGCATCGCGCAGCGTATGGATCTCGCGCGAGAAGGCGCCCGAGAGCGAACGGCCGGCGCTGCGCGCGGCCGCCTCGGTGCTGGCGTCGATCAGGTCTGCAATGGCCTCGGCCTGGGCCAGGTCGATCTTGCCGTTGAGAAAGGCGCGCTGGCTGAACTCGCCCGGCTCGGCCACGCGCAGGCCGGGCAGCCGCGGCCGGCCAGTAACCGCGTCGGGCTCGGCGGCGGCTTCGAGGCAGCGCGCCAGCAACAGTTGCAGCACCACCGTTCCGCCGTGCGCCTGCAGTTCGAGCACGTCTTCGCCGGTGAACGAATGCGGCGAGGGAAAGTGGATGGCCAGGCCATGGTCGACCGGCTCGCCGGCCGCATCGCGGAAGGGCAGGTAGGTGGCTTCGCGTGGCTTGAGCGGCCGGCCGCAAAGCGCTTCGATCAGCGGCGCGAGCCGGGCGCCCGAAACGCGCACGATGCCCACCGCCCCGCGCCCCGAGGCGGTGGCTATGGCGACGATGGGATCGGTAGTGCGGGCGAATGTCATGGAAGCGCGATTCTTTCAGCAAAAAGGCAAAGGGCCGCGAATGCGGCCCTTTGCGGGAGTGGCGGAAGCCGCTGCGGCTTACTTGCCGAGCACGCCCAGCCGCTTGTTGATGAACCACTGCTGCGCGATCGACAGCACGTTGTTGGTGATCCAGTACAGCACCAGGCCGGCCGGGAAGAAGATGAACATCACGCTGAACGCGAGCGGCATGATCCACATCAGCTTGGCCTGCATCGGGTCCGGCGGCGTCGGGTTGAGCCAGGTCTGGAACAACGAGGTCAGCGTCATCACGATCGGCAGGATGTACCAGGGATCGGGTGCCGAGAGGTCGGTGATCCAGCCGATCCACGGCGCATGGCGCATTTCGACCGACGACAGCAGCACCCAGTAGAGCGCGATGAACACCGGGATCTGGATCAGGATCGGGAAGCAGCCGCCCATCGGGTTGACCTTCTCGGTCTTGTAGATGCGCATCATCTCCTGCTGCATTTCCTGCGGCTTGTCCTTCAGCCGCTCGCGCATTTCCATGATCTTGGGGTTGATGGCCTTCATCTTGGCCATGCTGGCGTAGGCCTTGGCGTTGAGCCAGTAGAAGGCCGCCTTCAGCAGCACCACCAGCGCCACGATGGCCCAGCCCCAGTTGCCCAGGATGCCGTGCAGCTGGTTCAGCAGCCAGTACAGCGGCTTGGAAATGATCGCGAAGATGCCGTAGTCCTTGACCAGGTCGAGGCCCGGTGCAATGGCTTCGAGCTTCTTTTCTTCTTCGGGGCCGGCGAACAGCGCGCTGTTGACCACCAGGGTCTGGCCCGGGGCGATCTTCGGCAGCGTGGCCACCATGGCGACGGTGAAGAGATTGTCGCCCAGGTCCTTCACGCGGAATTCGCGCCGGAGCTGTTCGCTGGCCGGGTCGCCCTTGAGGAGCCACGCCGACACGAAGTAATGCTGCACCATTGCAATCCAGCCGTCGTTGGCGGGCGGCGGCGGCTCGACCTTGCCCTTGGCAATGTCCTTGAAGTCGAGCTTGTGGAACTTCTTTTCGTTGGTGTAGGCCGCCGGACCGGTGAAGGTGTTGGTGCCGAACATCGTGCCCGCTGCCACCGTGCCGTGGCGCAGCAGCTGCATGTAGAGCTGCGCGTCGCGCGGCTGGTCGCTCACATTGACCACTTCATGGCGCACGCCGACGGTGTATTCGCCGCGCTTGAAGACATAGGTCTTGACGTACTTGAGGCCGCCCGAGGGGGCGCTTTCGAAGCTCACTTCGAGCGTGTTCTGGCCCTCGGCCATTTCGCGCGGACCGGCCTTCGGCGTCATGGGCGTCAGGTGGTTGGGAAAGGCTTCCCCGGTCTGGCTCAGCAGGCCGGTTTGCGCCACGTAGCGCGTGGCGGGCGAGTCGTTCTCGAACAGCACCACGTGCTTGGTGCGATCGGCTTCGTCGAACTTGAGCAGTTCGAGATAGTTGACCGTGGCGCCTTCGCTGTCGATCACCGCCTTGAAGAGGTCGGTGGTCACGTTGACGCGCTCACGCGGCGCGGCGGGCGCAGCCTGCGTGGGCACGGCGGCGGCGCTGCCACCGGCCGTGGATGCGCTCGGTACGCCGTTGCTGGCCGCCGGCGTGCTGCCCGCCGGGGCAGAGGCCACGGCAGCTGGCTTGGTCGACGGCAGGAAAGTCGGCTTGTTGCCGTTGAAGACCTGCCATTGGTCCCACAGCAGCACCAGCGAGAAACCAAAAATCACCCACAGGATCGTGCGGCGTATATCGTTCATGACGAAGACTTCTTGTCGGAGGAAAGGAGAGACGAAAACAGCGAGCCTGACTTGTCAGTGCGACACTGTGATGCCGGTGGAACCGGATCGTGCCCGCCCTGGCACCAGGGCTGGCAGCGCACGATGCGGTGCAGGGTGAGGTAGCTGCCCTTGAGAGCGCCGTGGACTTCCAGCGCCTCGATCGAATAGACGGAGCAGGTCGGCTCGAAGCGGCATGACTGCCCGAGCCACGGGCTCAGCAACAGGCGGTAGCCCTTCACAAGGCCGATCAGCAGGCGCTTCATGACGAGGATGCAGGGCCGCGCGCGGCCCGCGCCAGCAGTTGCTGGAGCTCGGCGCGCACCGCAGCCTTGAGCTTGTCGGAGCTGGCGCTCACGAATTCCTTGCGGTCGAACGCCGCGCGCAGCCGCACCACGTGCGCCGCACGAGGCAGGCCGACGTCGGGCGCGGCGCTCACGGTATAGATCTGTCGCTTGATGGCGTTGCGCGTGACGGCGCGGCGCGCCCAGCGCTTGGGCACCATGGCGCCCAGCCAGACATCGTCGGACGCGAACAAGGGCTGCGCGCTCGACGTTGAATCGAGTGCGCAGCGATGCAATGCGAAATGAGCAGTGCGCGCCACGGTGGCACCTGCGAGGACGGCCTGGAATTGCGCGCGGGTCTTGAGCCGCTGCATGGAAGCCGGGCCAGACACGCCAGAAACGCTGGCTGGGAAAGCTGGCGCTGGCGGGTCGGCGGCTGGCAACGGCAGAGGAACTGCCGTCAGACGGCCAGGCGCTTGCGGCCCTTGGCGCGGCGTGCGTTGATGACGGCACGGCCGCCACGGGTCTTCATGCGGACCAGAAAGCCGTGGGTACGGGCGCGGCGGACTTTGGAAGCTTGGTAAGTGCGTTTCATGATGAGATTTCCTGCTGATTCCCCCGATATCCACCGAGCCCGACGAAGCCTGGAAAGGCTGTATCGGGCAGGCGGGCGCTGGGAGCGTTTTTCGGATGACCCCCGAAAGACGCAATGAGGTTTTCAGGGAAACCCGCAATTATCGCAAACATTCGGCCCAACACCAAACATCGAGTAACTTTGCGGGCCTTTGCATGGTGCCCGGGGGGATGTGGATAAGGTTTTGACAAGTTAGAATGCGGGCCGCCTTGCAGCAGAGAATATCCACAATACATATACCAAAAAATGGACGAGGGACGCACCACTTTTTCAAGCACCCATGTCGACTGACGGCATCGGTGAAAGCCTCTGGCAGGCCTGTGTCGACCAGCTCGCGCAGGAGCTGTCCGAGCAGCAATTCAATACCTGGATCAAACCCCTGACGGCGCAGGTCACCGACGACCTTTCGCGCATGACGGTGTTCGTTGCCAACCGCTTCAAGCTCGACTGGATCCGCGCCCAGTACGCCGGCAAGATTGCCGCCATGGCCGAGAAGATGTACGGCCAGCCGGTGGCAGTTGAGTTAGCGCTTGCTCCGCGTGAAGCACCCGTGCGCTCTGCGCCCATTGCCGTCATGGCAGAAACCGACGTGCCGCGCGACATGGCCGGCCCGGGCGAGGAGCCGGCCGCGGCCGGCTTCAAGAACCGGCTGAATTCGGGCCTGACTTTCGACACCCTGGTGGAGGGCACGGCCAACCGCATGGCGCGCGCCGCGGCCATGCACGTGGCCGGCATGCCGGGCCATCTGTACAACCCGCTGTTCATCTATGGCGGCGTCGGCCTGGGCAAGACCCACCTGATGCATGCTGTGGGTAACCGGCTGCTCGCCGACCGGCCCGATTCCAAAGTTCTCTACATCCATGCCGAGCAGTTCGTATCGGATGTGGTCAAGGCCTATCAGCGCAAGACCTTCGACGAGTTCAAGGAGCGCTACCACTCGCTCGATCTGCTCCTGATCGACGATGTGCAGTTCTTCGCCAACAAGGACCGCACGCAGGAAGAATTCTTCAATGCGTTCGAAGCCCTGCTGGCCAAGAAGTCGCACATCGTGATGACCAGCGACACCTATCCGAAGGGCCTCGCCGACATCCACGAGCGGCTGGTTTCGCGCTTCGATTCGGGCCTCACGGTCGCCATCGAGCCGCCCGAACTCGAAATGCGCGTGGCCATCCTGATCAACAAGGCGCGCGCCGAATCGGCTGAAATGCCGGAAGAAGTGGCCTTCTTTGTCGCCAAGAACGTGCGCTCCAACGTGCGCGAGCTCGAAGGCGCGCTGCGCAAGATCCTGGCTTACTCGCGCTTCAACCAGAAGGAAATCTCGATTGCCCTGGCGCGCGAGGCGCTGCGCGACTTGCTGTCGATCCAGAATCGGCAGATCTCGGTCGAAAATATCCAGAAGACGGTGGCCGACTACTACAAGATCAAGGTCGCCGACATGTACAGCAAGAAACGCCCGGCCAGCATTGCGCGGCCGCGGCAGATCGCGATGTACCTGGCCAAGGAACTCACCCAGAAGAGCCTGCCGGAAATCGGCGAGCTCTTCGGCGGGCGCGATCACACAACGGTGCTGCATGCGGTGCGCAAGATCTCGGGCGAGCGCCAGCAGCTCACTGAACTGAACCAGCAACTCCACGTGCTCGAACAAACGCTCAAGGGCTGACCCCGGATGTCATCAAGAAAGCCACCCGCAACAGCGGAGAATGGCGTCTTACAAGCGGATTCAAAGAGATAAGAGAAGAGGAAGAAGACATGATCGTTTTGAAGGCAACCCAAGACAAAGTCCTCGCCGCGCTGCAATCGGTGGCGGGCATCGTGGAGCGGCGCCATACCCTGCCTATCCTGGCCAACGTGCTGATCCGCAAGACCGGCGGCCAGCTGCAGCTCACAACCAGCGACCTCGAAATCCAGATCCGCACCACGGCCGAGCTCGGCGGCGATGAAGGCAACTTCACCACCACCATCGGCGCGCGCAAGCTCATCGACATCCTGCGCACCATGCCGGCCGACCAGACCGTGAGCCTCGAGTCGAGCGCGAGCAAGCTGGTGCTCAAGGGCGGCAAGAGCCGCTTCACGCTGCAGTCGCTGCCGGCCGAAGACTTTCCGCTGGTGCAGGAAGCCGCCAATTTCGGTCCTGTGTTCAGCGTGCCGCAAAAGACGCTGAAGGACCTGCTCTCGCAGGTCTCGTTCGCCATGGCCGTGCACGACATCCGCTACTACCTCAACGGCATCCTGTTCGTGGCCGAAGGCAAGCAGCTGAGCCTGGTGGCCACCGACGGCCATCGCCTGGCGTTTTCGTCGGCCACGCTCGACGTCGAGGTGCCGCGCCAGGAAGTCATTCTTCCGCGCAAGACCGTGCTCGAAATGC containing:
- the dnaA gene encoding chromosomal replication initiator protein DnaA, translating into MSTDGIGESLWQACVDQLAQELSEQQFNTWIKPLTAQVTDDLSRMTVFVANRFKLDWIRAQYAGKIAAMAEKMYGQPVAVELALAPREAPVRSAPIAVMAETDVPRDMAGPGEEPAAAGFKNRLNSGLTFDTLVEGTANRMARAAAMHVAGMPGHLYNPLFIYGGVGLGKTHLMHAVGNRLLADRPDSKVLYIHAEQFVSDVVKAYQRKTFDEFKERYHSLDLLLIDDVQFFANKDRTQEEFFNAFEALLAKKSHIVMTSDTYPKGLADIHERLVSRFDSGLTVAIEPPELEMRVAILINKARAESAEMPEEVAFFVAKNVRSNVRELEGALRKILAYSRFNQKEISIALAREALRDLLSIQNRQISVENIQKTVADYYKIKVADMYSKKRPASIARPRQIAMYLAKELTQKSLPEIGELFGGRDHTTVLHAVRKISGERQQLTELNQQLHVLEQTLKG
- the dnaN gene encoding DNA polymerase III subunit beta: MIVLKATQDKVLAALQSVAGIVERRHTLPILANVLIRKTGGQLQLTTSDLEIQIRTTAELGGDEGNFTTTIGARKLIDILRTMPADQTVSLESSASKLVLKGGKSRFTLQSLPAEDFPLVQEAANFGPVFSVPQKTLKDLLSQVSFAMAVHDIRYYLNGILFVAEGKQLSLVATDGHRLAFSSATLDVEVPRQEVILPRKTVLEMQRLLSDAEGAIEMQFANNQAKFSFGGMEFVTKLVEGKFPDYNRVIPKNHKNSVTLGRAPLLASLQRTAILTSEKFKGVRLNIEPGTLRIASNNAEQEEAQDELDIDYGGDAIEIGFNVTYLIDALANMGQDMVKLDLADSNSSALLTIPENASFKYVVMPMRI